One region of Limnospira fusiformis SAG 85.79 genomic DNA includes:
- a CDS encoding group II intron reverse transcriptase, producing the protein MNGSWGRRLPFRPLPKCFDRINHDYLLSKIHCPSSLKRDLKQWLKAGVLDNGVFEDTDAGTPQGGVISPILANIALDGMVRFIEKLYPQKTDNRPYATVIRYADDFVVISKDLEIIEQCKTAISEWLKPVGLEIKPEKTRICHTLKSIEYNGKTEEPGFDFIGFNIRQYPTGKYKSGKTGGVANRLIGHKTHIKPSKKAVKAHTEAIKGVIEKHKTAPQSALISKLNPIIRGWSNYYSGVVSTKTFNKLDSIVWVMLRAWTASRCGEASHEKLGNYFHKGTVKLSNGKEKHESWLFKTKDGYQLWKHNWTPIVRHTLVRPDATPYDGNWTYWATRKGQAIDTPNNVAKLLKKQKGRCAWCGQYFTPSDIIEVDHIVPRSLGGKDV; encoded by the coding sequence TTGAATGGGAGTTGGGGAAGGCGACTTCCATTTCGACCCCTACCGAAATGCTTTGACCGAATAAACCATGATTACCTACTATCCAAAATTCATTGTCCAAGCAGCCTGAAGAGAGACCTGAAACAATGGCTCAAAGCGGGTGTGCTAGATAACGGTGTATTTGAGGATACAGATGCAGGGACACCCCAAGGAGGGGTAATAAGTCCAATACTCGCCAACATCGCACTGGATGGCATGGTTAGGTTCATAGAAAAACTGTACCCTCAGAAAACAGACAATCGCCCTTATGCGACGGTCATAAGATATGCCGATGATTTTGTGGTTATCTCAAAAGACCTAGAAATCATTGAACAGTGCAAAACTGCTATCTCCGAATGGTTAAAACCTGTGGGACTAGAAATAAAACCCGAAAAAACTCGAATTTGTCACACACTCAAATCCATTGAGTATAATGGCAAGACTGAAGAACCTGGGTTTGATTTTATAGGATTCAATATCAGGCAATACCCAACAGGAAAATATAAGTCTGGGAAAACAGGTGGGGTAGCAAACCGATTAATCGGTCACAAGACCCACATTAAACCCAGTAAAAAGGCAGTTAAAGCCCATACTGAAGCGATAAAAGGTGTAATTGAAAAACATAAAACAGCACCTCAATCAGCCCTGATTAGCAAACTAAACCCAATCATAAGGGGATGGTCAAACTACTACTCAGGGGTAGTTTCAACAAAAACCTTCAATAAACTGGATAGCATAGTCTGGGTAATGTTACGGGCATGGACAGCATCAAGATGCGGAGAGGCAAGCCACGAAAAGCTAGGAAACTACTTCCATAAGGGAACGGTTAAACTTAGCAATGGGAAAGAAAAGCATGAATCTTGGTTATTCAAGACTAAGGATGGATATCAATTATGGAAACATAATTGGACTCCGATTGTTAGACATACCCTAGTGCGCCCTGACGCAACACCATATGATGGTAATTGGACTTACTGGGCAACCAGAAAAGGACAAGCAATCGACACGCCAAATAATGTAGCCAAACTACTCAAAAAGCAAAAAGGTAGGTGCGCCTGGTGTGGGCAATACTTTACCCCATCAGACATAATTGAAGTAGACCACATTGTACCTCGAAGCCTAGGCGGAAAGGATGTATAG
- a CDS encoding IS630 family transposase — MPAPYSYDLRQKVIDAIELDGMPKTEASQVFHVSRNTINLWLQRKAQTGDFLPKPHHRPGNNHKITDWHKFKAFAQEHGHKTSAQMAELWDDDISPRTISRALKKIGFTRKKTYGYQERWKQQREEFMAQIEQMEPEEVVYLDEAAMNSQDSDYPYGYCEEGKRFHALKSGKRQGRVSMIAAWCHQQLLAPFSFEGCCNRTVFELWLEFILIPTLKPGQTLVLDNATFHKGGRIAELVEAAQCRLLYLPPYSPDLKKIEKCWSWLKARIRHCIEQFDSLHDAMDSVLKATS, encoded by the coding sequence ATGCCAGCCCCCTATAGTTACGACCTCAGACAAAAAGTTATTGATGCCATTGAACTAGACGGTATGCCCAAAACAGAAGCCAGTCAAGTTTTCCATGTCAGCAGGAACACCATTAATCTCTGGCTGCAAAGAAAAGCACAGACCGGAGACTTCCTCCCTAAACCTCATCACCGACCTGGCAATAACCACAAAATTACCGACTGGCATAAATTCAAGGCTTTTGCCCAAGAGCATGGCCACAAAACCTCCGCTCAAATGGCTGAACTTTGGGATGACGACATCTCTCCTCGCACCATATCCAGAGCCTTGAAGAAAATTGGCTTCACCAGAAAAAAAACTTACGGCTACCAAGAACGTTGGAAGCAACAGCGAGAGGAGTTTATGGCTCAGATTGAACAGATGGAGCCGGAAGAAGTGGTCTACCTCGATGAAGCCGCCATGAATAGTCAGGACTCGGATTACCCTTATGGTTACTGCGAGGAAGGAAAACGCTTCCATGCACTCAAATCAGGGAAGAGGCAGGGCAGGGTAAGTATGATAGCCGCATGGTGTCATCAACAACTCTTAGCTCCCTTTAGCTTTGAGGGTTGTTGTAATCGGACAGTGTTTGAGTTGTGGTTGGAGTTCATCTTAATTCCAACATTGAAGCCAGGTCAGACTCTAGTATTGGACAATGCAACGTTTCATAAAGGGGGGCGGATTGCTGAACTGGTGGAGGCAGCTCAATGCCGTTTACTCTATCTACCACCTTATTCGCCAGACCTCAAGAAGATAGAGAAATGTTGGTCGTGGCTGAAAGCCCGTATTCGCCACTGCATTGAGCAGTTTGATTCTCTCCATGATGCCATGGATTCCGTTCTCAAAGCTACGTCCTAA
- a CDS encoding IS630-like element ISAtsp1 family transposase, translating into MPAPYSYDLRQKVIDAIELDGMPKTEASQVFHVSRNTINLWLQRKAQTGDFLPKPHHRPGNNHKITDWQKFKAFAQEHGDKTAAQMAELWDDDISPRTISRALKKIGFTRKKTYGYQERDEQQREEFMAQIEQMEPEEVVYLDEAAMNSQDSDYPYGYCEEGKRFHALKSGKRQGRVSMIAAWCHQQLLAPFSFEGCCNRTVFELWLEFILIPTLKPGQTLVLDNATFHKGGRIAELVEAAQCRLLYLPPYSPDLNKIEKCWSWLKARIRHCIEQFDSLHDAMDSVLKAAS; encoded by the coding sequence ATGCCAGCCCCCTATAGTTACGACCTCAGACAAAAAGTTATTGATGCCATTGAACTAGACGGTATGCCCAAAACAGAAGCCAGTCAAGTTTTCCATGTCAGCCGGAACACCATTAATCTCTGGCTGCAAAGAAAAGCACAGACCGGAGACTTCCTCCCTAAACCTCATCACCGACCTGGCAATAACCACAAAATTACCGACTGGCAAAAATTCAAGGCTTTTGCCCAAGAGCATGGCGACAAAACAGCAGCTCAAATGGCTGAACTTTGGGATGACGACATCTCTCCTCGCACCATATCCAGAGCCTTGAAGAAAATTGGCTTCACCAGAAAAAAAACTTACGGCTACCAAGAACGTGATGAGCAACAGCGAGAGGAGTTTATGGCTCAGATTGAACAGATGGAGCCGGAAGAAGTGGTCTACCTCGATGAAGCCGCCATGAATAGTCAGGACTCGGATTACCCTTATGGTTACTGCGAGGAAGGAAAACGCTTCCATGCACTCAAATCAGGGAAGAGGCAGGGCAGGGTAAGTATGATAGCCGCATGGTGTCATCAACAACTCTTAGCTCCCTTTAGCTTTGAGGGTTGTTGTAATCGGACAGTGTTTGAGTTGTGGTTGGAGTTCATCTTAATTCCAACATTGAAGCCAGGTCAGACTCTAGTATTGGACAATGCAACGTTTCATAAAGGGGGGCGGATTGCTGAACTGGTGGAGGCAGCTCAATGCCGTTTACTCTATCTACCACCTTATTCGCCAGACCTCAACAAGATAGAGAAATGTTGGTCGTGGCTGAAAGCCCGTATTCGCCACTGCATTGAGCAGTTTGATTCTCTCCATGATGCCATGGATTCCGTTCTCAAAGCTGCGTCCTAA